AAAGACGATCCACGGAGTTACGGAAAAATGCTGAAAGATAAGGTTATCGGCAATGAAGTAAGTGGTGCCACAAACGGGTCGCTGCCACCCTATGTCTATCTCCATCTGAGCCATGATTATGGTGACTTCGATAAGCTGTTCTACTGCGAGGATGATCAACGACTCCTTCAAAAGATACCATGGCTGCTGCTGAGATCGAACCAATACTTCGTTCCATCCCTCTTTCTGATCCCAGCATATGAAGAAGAACTTAATCGGCTGTTCCCTAAGAAAGAGACGGCTTTCCATCACCTGGGGCGTTATCTGTTCCACCCTACCAACTCGGTGTGGGGTATGATTGTCAGGTCTTATCAGGCATATCTAGCCAAGGCTGATGAAATAGTGGGCATTCAGGTCAGAGTCTTTGAACGGGGGAAAACTCCATTTCAGCATGTGTTGGATCAGATCCTAGCATGCTCTCTAGAGGAAAAGGTGCTACCAAATGTAAGTCTCCATGAGCCTGTGGTTTCAGGTACTGATTCCAAGTCAAAGGTTGTGCTTGTAACTTCTTTGGACTCTGCATACTTTGAGAAGATAAGGAGCATGTATTGGGAGCACTCAACTGCAACTGGTGAGGTCATTGGTGTCTATCAGCCAAGCCATGAAGGATTCGAGCAGACGGGGAAggagatgcatgagatgaaagcaTGGGCAGAGATTTATCTCTTGAGCTTGACTGATATGTTGGTCTCGAGCTCGTGGTCTACTTTCGGGTATGTGGCTCGAGGTCTTGGTGGTTTAAAGCCATGGATCGTCTCGTTTAAGACGGCAGACCAGATGACCAACCCTCCCTGTCGTCGAGCCATGTCcatggatccttgtttccatTTTCCTCCATTTCTCGATTGCAAGGCAAAATCGTATGTCGACCAAGGGGCTTTAGTCCCGTATTTGAAGCACTGTGAAGACTCGGGGGGCCTCAAGCTGGTTGATCCGGTCGAGCAGTAGCTGGGACATATCGATCTCTTGCATTCCGAGGGGACAGTTCATCCCCGTAGACTAAGATTGTGCACTAAATTATTGGCAGAGCACGCCATGCTGATCTGCCATTGGTGATTTTAGACTATGATCAAATTTGTATGGCAAGTTGAATGATATCTTTGCATTTTTCATTTACAAAAAGTTGTAAAAAAGTTCATTGACGAGATCATGCCCCCTCCCCTTTTCGATAAAAAGATGCAAAGATCAATCTTTACTGAataataaaagaatttttatgtaAGCTTGTAGTTAACTTCATCCATCAAGTTTTATGATCAACTTGCCAATCTTTCTTCTCAGCCTTTGGGGTCGGTGGGGATCTTCCCTTTTGTACCCTTGTCAAGGGTTAAAAGATTGACCCCCTCCTCTTCAATTGTGAGATCAACTTGATGGCGCATATCATCCAATATCATGCAATGGCCCAGCATCAAGCCCTAAACCGAACGTGTAACAGATACCATATGCTTGCAAGGCAGACTATACAAGCATGCAATACTACTGAACAAATTAGAATAATTTTAGCACAATAATAATTCTTCTTCAATTcttgaaaattaatttaatcaagACCCGACCAAATTATTCTCACAAACAAATATCCTAAAGTAACAAGAGTCATATAATTCCAACCAATTATTATCATTGAAACCAAATAAAATATGcaaaactaaattaaactaagcTAAACAAAACTAATCTAGAAGTTTGGATGACATAAATATCTCCAAGCAATCTAGTGCACTCCTCCAACTCCCGATTAATTGTGGTTCAAGCTCTAAatgtagaaaataaaagaataatgagctacaccaGCCCAATAAACAACATAACACTTTACAGTGGGGTCAAACATTAGGATGTGGCTATGTAACACAATGGCATGGGCCGTATAATACATAGAAGATGCACCAAGTGCTAGATAACATATAATAGATACTACTATTTTAATCATCTATGGCTTGATGTCAATTTTAGTTTCTCAGATTATAAGTTCATAGGGCCAATGTATAATATCTTGTAGAggcagatcatagccatgttgaaaatacatatataaatcAAGTTCATAAGCTACCTATTCAACTTTCTAAATACTACAGAAACTAATGTCACATTTAGGTGTCGTAACCAAACACACTCTTTACCAACAACCATTCCGAGTTGGGTCCAGTTCCAAAAGGGAGGCTTAGATATATTAACTGATTTAACGCCCTTAGTACAAAATGGTTGTCATTGTCACCCTTAAGTTGAGTGGGTCTCAAGACTGCAGGGTTGAACACACTCGCCCTTTAGAGTGTGGTAAGCCCGGTGTTATCCCTGGTCTTGGGAGGAGGGATGGCATGCATTCTCTACTACCTCTAAACAGTTCCGTTCATCCTTCCATCCTCACTTCACTATTTTTCTGCTTGTTCCCTCCCTCCTTTAGGGTCGGTCGAGTGGTGGCAGGGGTAAAAGTAAGTTATCATTTCGTTCATCCTTATGTCCTAAAGCTCAAAATAGATCAAGCAATCAAAAATAACTAATTTACAAGAATAATAAAATACATGGTATGTTCTGATTTCAAGGATAAAACAATGCATGCTTGATCCTTTTTATCAATTAAATGGCAAATATTATAAAACTAATTTAATAAACTAATTGAAGTGTTAAGTTACTTCTTCTCACTTGATTTTCCTACGTCAATCAAGCAGGTCAACTACACCTATTCAATACCATTAGAATCCAATTAATTTTATGGTCATCATCTTAAAAGTcccataaaaaagaaaacaagaaagagcCCAAATAGGTTGagattgaatgaaaaaatacCACTCGAGGTATGATCGAGGTGAGGATACATGCTTGAATTGAGGTTGATCAAGGATAGGCCAGCCAAGCGATGGAGCCCAATGACCCGAATCAATCAgtctaagttatttttcttgatcAAAGGTCAGGCTAGGACATGTCAGTCATAGCGATTGAGGATGGCCAAATCTAATATGCTTTGACAAGGGCCAAGGTTGAGGCTAGAACTTTGCTCTATGGATAGGGGTTGGGACCTCTTTACTGCAAGTTGCAAGAGAAAGACTATTTGGGGTCACCTgctaaagagagaaaagaggtctaaaaagagagagaaagaatgagagataaaataagagagaaaaagattaGAGAGAGAATCTTTccaatgatctttttttttgtcattgtcGCCAAAAATGACCACcacctctttcttttcttttaagaaaaatgaaTTGTGATTCATCCTTTGTCATGTGTCTACAGCACCCACTATTCAAATACCATCTTCTATTAATCAACGAGCTACTAGACACACCTGCATCacagaatttaaatttttgtcctAGGTACCCAAGCTCTCTCGGGTCCTCGTAGGTTAGCAATTatagtttcttttggaacccacatTTTCTTGATAGCAACTTTACCATTTAAGCTATTTGCTTTATATTTATAGGTAAAGAATTTGTGGCCAATTTTATACCACTATAAAAATATGTTGTTTTTCTTGATTGATTGTTTGATAATTTAacaaatattttctttaataatttttattttaacagAGGATTATAGCCAAGTCCAACTTTATCAAAAATAACTTGTAGGCTATCTaaaatcatattcaatttttcaaaacaTAAAGTAAATCTTTAACAATTGGTTTCGATTTACTGGCTTCTTTACTTTGTTTCTGATTCTCTTGTAGtaatgtttgttttgcttttaatatgttttcattttcattcaaaaaaagtTTGTTTTTTCAGTTTAAGTTCTCTACTCTTTTGACTAAGCTTTTTAAACTCATCTAATAAATCataaaaagcttcctaaagatcaTCAAAGGTCAAATCATATACAGGCTCAGGGTTTACCTCATCCTTATGAGCCATTAGGCATAGATTTAGTGTTTCTTGAATCTCCTCCTCTGAACTTTTGTCGTTGCTATCACTCCATATGGCGACAATTGCTCTCCTCTTTCGCTTCTTCAGAGATTTCTTCAATTGTGGGTAGTCCGCTCGAAAGCGGCCTGGTtttttgcattcatagcatactAGTGGccgctttttcattttttctttgctCAGCTCCTCCTTAGCCAAAGGCCTTCTTCTTATTCCTTGCCCTTTTTTTCTCACaaatcttttgaattttctcgTTATTAGATCCATCTCCTCATCACCTTCTGTGCTATCAGATTTTTcactctcttcttgttcttgtgTCATTGATTTGAGAGTGATGGttccttttttctttgattcctCTTCTTCAAAGTTCTACTTTATGGATAGCTCATGAGTCATCAGAAAATCCAACAATTCTTCTAGAGAAAAGTTATTGAGATCTTTAGCTTCTTGAATGGATGTGACTTTGGCCTTCCAAGCTTTTGGTAATGACCTAAAAATCTTTCTCACTAAATCACTATTAGTATGTGATTTTCCAAGCTATTTAAGAACATTAATACTATTAATAGAGTAAACATATTAGAGATTGACTCATTGGATTTCATTTTAAAAAACTCATATTTATGTACAAGCATATTAATTTTAGATTTCTTGTCTTGGTTAGTGTCTTCATGTGTTACTTCCAATCTATCCTAAATCTCTTTAGCAGAAAAGCAAGTTGATATGCGATTAAATTTATTAGCATCTAAATAGTAATAAAAAAACATTCATGGCATTAGCAGTTATCTATGCCATATTTTTATCAAATTCATACCATTTTTCTTTAGATTTGGGAAGAGACATACCATCAATAATTTTTGTGGATGTGTAAGGTCCATTAACTGTGACACTCTACATGTCATAGTCTAGTGCCTGAACAAAATGCGTATGTGTGCTTTCTAATAAGTATAATTTATGCCATTAAAAAGTGGAGGTTTGTTTGTAGATTGTCCCTGAGCAAGAAAGGTTCTAACTGGGGTTGCCATAGATATTTAACTCCTGACAGTTAGGTCAATGAGAGGCTTGAGTACCAAACTTTGATACTACTTCTTGCCCAGCTATTGAGCCTAATAGAGGGATGAATTGGGCTTTTCAAAAACTTAAAAGCAATACTATGAAATTAAAATCTTGATGGATTAATATTAATTTCAGAACATGAGTAATaagtaaatatgcaaaaaaCTAATGCAAGCAAATCAAGCAATGCAAATACATAAAATTTATAGTGATTCAGTGCCAACCTTGCACTTACATCCACTTTTCAAGACTTCCttcttaaaaattttactataatattttcaaaattacAGTCCGATTGTTTTACACAAGCTCACAATCAATCCAATTTATTTTCAT
The DNA window shown above is from Phoenix dactylifera cultivar Barhee BC4 unplaced genomic scaffold, palm_55x_up_171113_PBpolish2nd_filt_p 000516F, whole genome shotgun sequence and carries:
- the LOC120106281 gene encoding galactoside 2-alpha-L-fucosyltransferase-like; this translates as MDPRRIRRQQPSPANLHDSEISEGVYRAESEEKPSSVFQRPAIVLSTFILILLPFILVLSNRSPSLETLCKAGRVVETAGYEAKAKQGSENGSLASSNITEGNFLQKNITKDILLGGLLVPGFDQGSCLSRYQSVLYRKESPHLPSPHLLERLRKQEALQKKCGPGTKLYKKAIEQLKSGNSTQTLECNYLVVLSYSGLGNKMLTLASAFIYAILTNRVLLIDRGAHIADLFCEPFPNTTWLLPWDFPIDHFSSIYKDDPRSYGKMLKDKVIGNEVSGATNGSLPPYVYLHLSHDYGDFDKLFYCEDDQRLLQKIPWLLLRSNQYFVPSLFLIPAYEEELNRLFPKKETAFHHLGRYLFHPTNSVWGMIVRSYQAYLAKADEIVGIQVRVFERGKTPFQHVLDQILACSLEEKVLPNVSLHEPVVSGTDSKSKVVLVTSLDSAYFEKIRSMYWEHSTATGEVIGVYQPSHEGFEQTGKEMHEMKAWAEIYLLSLTDMLVSSSWSTFGYVARGLGGLKPWIVSFKTADQMTNPPCRRAMSMDPCFHFPPFLDCKAKSYVDQGALVPYLKHCEDSGGLKLVDPVEQ